In Syngnathus scovelli strain Florida chromosome 10, RoL_Ssco_1.2, whole genome shotgun sequence, the following are encoded in one genomic region:
- the LOC125976133 gene encoding G-protein-signaling modulator 2 isoform X1, whose translation MEPSCLELALEGERLCKAANYGAGVSFFESAIQVGTEDLQILSAIYSQLGNAYFHLQEYNKALEYHRHDLTLTRTIGDEVGEAKASGNLGNTLKLLGRYNEAVVCCQRHLDIARAMSDKVGQARALYNFGNVYHAKGKSICWSGTEPGEFPEEARIALRKASQYYEANLCLVKELGDHAAQGRTYGNLGNTYYLLGDFETAVAAHEKRLLIAKEFGDKSAERRAHCNLGNAHIFLSQFEVAAGHYKRTLQLARLLKDKAVEAQACYSLGNTYTLLQDYERAIDYHLKHLLIAQDLNDRIGEGRAYWSLGNAHTALGNHEQAMHFAEKHLEIAKETGDQSGEATARMNLSDLRLVVGLKSNIYPNIFSKTNTPLSVSHQSYLNMSGRKSPSRRQGSTETLDTPTQSGDSTLHSNWEEDRLSRTSKHNTIKASTKLFLFHRLKSKKHKNNKFPKEQHESMSERSLPDSDLDPPPSPKPASHDTIGEDGFFDLLSRFQGNRMDDQRCSLLDGSRHQPATSSPSSSPPLAERKSILACETPLQDPAHFLELLASSQARRLDDQRVSLSHFPGLRLSTCDRPSTLSTSSENQDPLEAPSSSADPAHAPSQYSCIETTLNQPEGDDVFFDMLVKCQGSRLNDQRCAAPPSATRGPTVPDEDFFSLILRSQSNRMEEQRVVPPSDVSPSKPD comes from the exons ATGGAGCCCTCGTGTCTGGAGCTGGCCTTGGAAGGCGAAAGGCTCTGTAAGGCGGCCAATTATGGTGCCGGCGTGTCTTTCTTTGAGTCTGCCATCCAGGTTGGAACGGAGGACCTCCAAATCCTCAGCGCCATCTACAGCCAGCTGGGCAACGCTTACTTCCACTTGCAGGAGTATAACAAAGCCTTGGAGTACCATCGGCACGATCTCACGCTCACCAG GACAATTGGCGATGAAGTCGGCGAGGCCAAAGCCAGCGGCAACCTTGGGAACACGTTAAAGCTTCTGGGGCGCTATAATGAAGCCGTGGTttgctgccaaaggcatttagACATCGCCAGAGCCATGAGTGACAAG GTTGGGCAGGCCCGAGCGCTGTATAATTTTGGGAACGTCTACCACGCCAAGGGTAAAAGCATCTGCTGGTCGGGGACAGAGCCAGGAGAGTTTCCAGAGGAAGCCAGGATCGCCCTGAGGAAAGCTTCACAGTACTATGA GGCAAACCTGTGCTTGGTGAAGGAGTTGGGAGATCATGCGGCCCAGGGTCGCACCTATGGGAACCTTGGCAATACCTATTATCTGCTGGGCGACTTTGAAACTGCGGTCGCAGCACATGAAAAG CGCCTTCTTATTGCCAAAGAATTTGGAGACAAGTCTGCTGAAAGGAGGGCGCACTGTAACCTTGGCAATGCTCATATATTCCTTAGCCAATTTGAAGTGGCGGCCGGTCATTACAA GAGGACTCTACAGCTGGCCAGGCTTTTGAAGGACAAGGCGGTGGAGGCCCAAGCCTGTTACAGTCTGGGCAACACCTACACACTCCTTCAGGACTATGAGAGAGCCATTGATTATCACCTCAAACATTTGCTCATTGCTCAGGACCTCAACGACAG GATTGGTGAAGGAAGGGCATACTGGAGTCTAGGAAACGCCCACACCGCCCTGGGGAACCACGAGCAAGCTATGCACTTTGCAGAAAAACATCTGGAAATTGCCAAAgag ACTGGAGACCAAAGTGGTGAGGCGACTGCACGGATGAATTTGTCAGACCTCCGGCTAGTCGTGGGTCTGAAGTCCAACATCTATCCCAACATCTTCAGCAAAACAAACACTCCTCTGTCAGTGAGCCACCAGAGTTACCTCAACATGTCGG GGAGAAAGTCACCATCAAGGAGGCAAGGCAGTACAGAGACCCTGGACACTCCAACTCAAAGTGGAGATTCAACCTTGCATTCG AACTGGGAGGAAGATAGACTCTCGAGGACTTCAAAACATAACACCATAAAGGCTTCCACTAAGCTCTTCCTCTTCCACCGACTAAAAAGCAAGAagcataaaaacaacaaatttcCAAAAGAGCAGCATGAAAGCATGTCGGAGCGCTCATTGCCTGATTCTGATTTGGACCCGCCGCCGTCTCCAAAG CCAGCATCGCACGATACGATCGGGGAGGACGGCTTTTTCGACCTCCTCTCTCGTTTCCAGGGCAACCGAATGGATGACCAAAGGTGCTCTCTTTTAGACGGCTCAAGGCATCAGCCTGCCACTTCCTCTCCCTCATCTAGCCCACCTCTAGCTGAAAGGAAAT CTATACTGGCTTGCGAAACACCATTGCAGGATCCCGCTCATTTCCTGGAGCTGCTGGCCAGCTCCCAGGCCCGTCGTCTGGACGACCAACGAGTCAGCCTGAGCCATTTTCCTGGCTTGAGACTCAGCACCTGCGACCGGCCCAGTACACTCTCCACCTCCAGCGAAAACCAAGACCCTTTGGAAG CCCCCAGTTCCAGTGCCGACCCGGCTCACGCACCCTCCCAATACAGCTGCATCGAGACCACCCTTAACCAGCCCGAGGGGGACGATGTCTTCTTTGACATGCTAGTCAAGTGCCAG GGTTCCAGACTGAATGACCAAAGGTGTGCGGCTCCTCCCTCTGCCACACGAGGCCCAACTGTCCCAGATGAGGATTTCTTTAGTCTCATTTTACGTTCACAATCAAACAGGATGGAGGAACAGCGGGTTGTGCCGCCGTCTGACGTCAGTCCGTCCAAACCGGACTGA
- the LOC125976133 gene encoding G-protein-signaling modulator 2 isoform X3, producing MARMEPSCLELALEGERLCKAANYGAGVSFFESAIQVGTEDLQILSAIYSQLGNAYFHLQEYNKALEYHRHDLTLTRTIGDEVGEAKASGNLGNTLKLLGRYNEAVVCCQRHLDIARAMSDKVGQARALYNFGNVYHAKGKSICWSGTEPGEFPEEARIALRKASQYYEANLCLVKELGDHAAQGRTYGNLGNTYYLLGDFETAVAAHEKRLLIAKEFGDKSAERRAHCNLGNAHIFLSQFEVAAGHYKRTLQLARLLKDKAVEAQACYSLGNTYTLLQDYERAIDYHLKHLLIAQDLNDRIGEGRAYWSLGNAHTALGNHEQAMHFAEKHLEIAKETGDQSGEATARMNLSDLRLVVGLKSNIYPNIFSKTNTPLSVSHQSYLNMSGRKSPSRRQGSTETLDTPTQSGDSTLHSNWEEDRLSRTSKHNTIKASTKLFLFHRLKSKKHKNNKFPKEQHESMSERSLPDSDLDPPPSPKPASHDTIGEDGFFDLLSRFQGNRMDDQRCSLLDGSRHQPATSSPSSSPPLAERKSILACETPLQDPAHFLELLASSQARRLDDQRVSLSHFPGLRLSTCDRPSTLSTSSENQDPLEAPSSSADPAHAPSQYSCIETTLNQPEGDDVFFDMLVKCQGSRLNDQRCAAPPSATRGPTVPDEDFFSLILRSQSNRMEEQRVVPPSDVSPSKPD from the exons ATGGCACG GATGGAGCCCTCGTGTCTGGAGCTGGCCTTGGAAGGCGAAAGGCTCTGTAAGGCGGCCAATTATGGTGCCGGCGTGTCTTTCTTTGAGTCTGCCATCCAGGTTGGAACGGAGGACCTCCAAATCCTCAGCGCCATCTACAGCCAGCTGGGCAACGCTTACTTCCACTTGCAGGAGTATAACAAAGCCTTGGAGTACCATCGGCACGATCTCACGCTCACCAG GACAATTGGCGATGAAGTCGGCGAGGCCAAAGCCAGCGGCAACCTTGGGAACACGTTAAAGCTTCTGGGGCGCTATAATGAAGCCGTGGTttgctgccaaaggcatttagACATCGCCAGAGCCATGAGTGACAAG GTTGGGCAGGCCCGAGCGCTGTATAATTTTGGGAACGTCTACCACGCCAAGGGTAAAAGCATCTGCTGGTCGGGGACAGAGCCAGGAGAGTTTCCAGAGGAAGCCAGGATCGCCCTGAGGAAAGCTTCACAGTACTATGA GGCAAACCTGTGCTTGGTGAAGGAGTTGGGAGATCATGCGGCCCAGGGTCGCACCTATGGGAACCTTGGCAATACCTATTATCTGCTGGGCGACTTTGAAACTGCGGTCGCAGCACATGAAAAG CGCCTTCTTATTGCCAAAGAATTTGGAGACAAGTCTGCTGAAAGGAGGGCGCACTGTAACCTTGGCAATGCTCATATATTCCTTAGCCAATTTGAAGTGGCGGCCGGTCATTACAA GAGGACTCTACAGCTGGCCAGGCTTTTGAAGGACAAGGCGGTGGAGGCCCAAGCCTGTTACAGTCTGGGCAACACCTACACACTCCTTCAGGACTATGAGAGAGCCATTGATTATCACCTCAAACATTTGCTCATTGCTCAGGACCTCAACGACAG GATTGGTGAAGGAAGGGCATACTGGAGTCTAGGAAACGCCCACACCGCCCTGGGGAACCACGAGCAAGCTATGCACTTTGCAGAAAAACATCTGGAAATTGCCAAAgag ACTGGAGACCAAAGTGGTGAGGCGACTGCACGGATGAATTTGTCAGACCTCCGGCTAGTCGTGGGTCTGAAGTCCAACATCTATCCCAACATCTTCAGCAAAACAAACACTCCTCTGTCAGTGAGCCACCAGAGTTACCTCAACATGTCGG GGAGAAAGTCACCATCAAGGAGGCAAGGCAGTACAGAGACCCTGGACACTCCAACTCAAAGTGGAGATTCAACCTTGCATTCG AACTGGGAGGAAGATAGACTCTCGAGGACTTCAAAACATAACACCATAAAGGCTTCCACTAAGCTCTTCCTCTTCCACCGACTAAAAAGCAAGAagcataaaaacaacaaatttcCAAAAGAGCAGCATGAAAGCATGTCGGAGCGCTCATTGCCTGATTCTGATTTGGACCCGCCGCCGTCTCCAAAG CCAGCATCGCACGATACGATCGGGGAGGACGGCTTTTTCGACCTCCTCTCTCGTTTCCAGGGCAACCGAATGGATGACCAAAGGTGCTCTCTTTTAGACGGCTCAAGGCATCAGCCTGCCACTTCCTCTCCCTCATCTAGCCCACCTCTAGCTGAAAGGAAAT CTATACTGGCTTGCGAAACACCATTGCAGGATCCCGCTCATTTCCTGGAGCTGCTGGCCAGCTCCCAGGCCCGTCGTCTGGACGACCAACGAGTCAGCCTGAGCCATTTTCCTGGCTTGAGACTCAGCACCTGCGACCGGCCCAGTACACTCTCCACCTCCAGCGAAAACCAAGACCCTTTGGAAG CCCCCAGTTCCAGTGCCGACCCGGCTCACGCACCCTCCCAATACAGCTGCATCGAGACCACCCTTAACCAGCCCGAGGGGGACGATGTCTTCTTTGACATGCTAGTCAAGTGCCAG GGTTCCAGACTGAATGACCAAAGGTGTGCGGCTCCTCCCTCTGCCACACGAGGCCCAACTGTCCCAGATGAGGATTTCTTTAGTCTCATTTTACGTTCACAATCAAACAGGATGGAGGAACAGCGGGTTGTGCCGCCGTCTGACGTCAGTCCGTCCAAACCGGACTGA
- the si:ch211-262h13.5 gene encoding alpha-2-HS-glycoprotein isoform X1, translating to MSKSIFPSLLQLALLFLQLLCVKVEGSALVPSELAPVPCNDKAVEKLSRLALTYINEDRANGYKFALNRIANVHLHAQGPAGNVYYLDLDVLETKCYIGSPKPWKRCDVRPFMETQISGNCNTTILHTSQGYSYLYSYDCTLVPDPAEKLQQTCPTCPVLLPVDSQQAVLAVQVALASYKSQSTLAAGLGVKRITRAAEQTMPVKARFVEFTVHECPEGVTEKGNCQRLTPASDTETAGFCTASVHGDMHARPDIQVSCQMFKTQNVDILRPLQPQGHDLPLQPDVPTLPPSHHPGKEQQPAPLDPAPLPDPFEPTWLPDPQPAPFEPTLLPDPQPAPFEPTHILPSPSRNPPITFSSSSSESDEDLSSSEELGGIVALRPPLDFHYKRQDRKRRQALTEGSPSHKPTFQSDFPSGPSPFRSCPGPARYTTV from the exons ATGTCTAAATCCATCTTTCCATCATTGCTGCAGTTAGCTCTGCTTTTTCTTCAGCTGCTGTGTGTAAAGGTTGAGGGGTCAGCACTGGTTCCCAGTGAACTTGCTCCAGTTCCTTGCAACGACAAAGCTGTGGAGAAGCTGTCTCGTCTGGCTCTCACCTACATCAACGAGGATCGCGCTAATGGCTATAAGTTTGCCCTAAATCGCATTGCCAATGTCCACCTCCATGCtcag GGCCCAGCAGGTAATGTGTATTACCTTGACCTGGATGTCCTGGAAACCAAGTGTTACATCGGTAGCCCAAAACCGTGGAAACGCTGTGATGTTCGACCATTCATGGAAACG CAAATCTCCGGTAACTGCAACACCACCATCCTCCACACATCGCAAGGTTACTCCTACCTGTACAGTTACGACTGCACGCTTGTGCCAG ACCCCGCAGAAAAGCTGCAACAGACATGTCCGACCTGCCccgtcctacttcctgttgacaGCCAACAAGCTGTGCTGGCTGTTCAGGTGGCGCTGGCCTCCTATAAGAGTCAGTCCACTCTGGCCGCTGGCCTCGGAGTCAAGCGGATCACCAGAGCTGCCGAACAA ACGATGCCGGTGAAGGCGCGATTTGTGGAATTTACAGTCCACGAATGTCCGGAGGGAGTGACGGAAAAAGGCAACTGCCAGCGGTTGACTCCGGCTTCAGACACTGAG ACTGCAGGCTTTTGTACAGCATCGGTACATGGAGACATGCACGCTCGTCCAGACATTCAAGTGTCCTGCCAGATGTTCAAAACACAG AACGTGGACATCCTTCGCCCACTACAGCCACAAGGTCACGACCTCCCCTTACAGCCTGACGTCCCAACGCTACCTCCGTCCCATCACCCAGGAAAAGAACAGCAGCCTGCTCCTTTGGACCCCGCACCGCTCCCTGATCCATTTGAGCCCACATGGCTCCCTGATCCTCAACCTGCACCATTTGAGCCCACATTGCTCCCTGATCCTCAACCTGCACCATTTGAGCCCACGCACATTCTCCCCAGTCCTTCAAGGAATCCTCCAATCACCTTCAGCTCATCTTCCAGTGAATCTGACGAAGATCTCTCCTCCTCTGAGGAGCTAGGAGGCATTGTGGCTTTACGCCCACCACTGGACTTTCACTATAAGAGGCAGGACCGCAAGAGACGGCAGGCCTTGACGGAAGGTTCACCATCCCACAAACCAACATTCCAGTCTGATTTCCCAAGTGGACCATCGCCTTTCCGTTCTTGCCCTGGTCCTGCACGATACACCACCGTTTAG
- the LOC125976133 gene encoding G-protein-signaling modulator 2 isoform X2: MEPSCLELALEGERLCKAANYGAGVSFFESAIQVGTEDLQILSAIYSQLGNAYFHLQEYNKALEYHRHDLTLTRTIGDEVGEAKASGNLGNTLKLLGRYNEAVVCCQRHLDIARAMSDKVGQARALYNFGNVYHAKGKSICWSGTEPGEFPEEARIALRKASQYYEANLCLVKELGDHAAQGRTYGNLGNTYYLLGDFETAVAAHEKRLLIAKEFGDKSAERRAHCNLGNAHIFLSQFEVAAGHYKRTLQLARLLKDKAVEAQACYSLGNTYTLLQDYERAIDYHLKHLLIAQDLNDRIGEGRAYWSLGNAHTALGNHEQAMHFAEKHLEIAKETGDQSGEATARMNLSDLRLVVGLKSNIYPNIFSKTNTPLSVSHQSYLNMSGRKSPSRRQGSTETLDTPTQSGDSTLHSNWEEDRLSRTSKHNTIKASTKLFLFHRLKSKKHKNNKFPKEQHESMSERSLPDSDLDPPPSPKGNRMDDQRCSLLDGSRHQPATSSPSSSPPLAERKSILACETPLQDPAHFLELLASSQARRLDDQRVSLSHFPGLRLSTCDRPSTLSTSSENQDPLEAPSSSADPAHAPSQYSCIETTLNQPEGDDVFFDMLVKCQGSRLNDQRCAAPPSATRGPTVPDEDFFSLILRSQSNRMEEQRVVPPSDVSPSKPD; the protein is encoded by the exons ATGGAGCCCTCGTGTCTGGAGCTGGCCTTGGAAGGCGAAAGGCTCTGTAAGGCGGCCAATTATGGTGCCGGCGTGTCTTTCTTTGAGTCTGCCATCCAGGTTGGAACGGAGGACCTCCAAATCCTCAGCGCCATCTACAGCCAGCTGGGCAACGCTTACTTCCACTTGCAGGAGTATAACAAAGCCTTGGAGTACCATCGGCACGATCTCACGCTCACCAG GACAATTGGCGATGAAGTCGGCGAGGCCAAAGCCAGCGGCAACCTTGGGAACACGTTAAAGCTTCTGGGGCGCTATAATGAAGCCGTGGTttgctgccaaaggcatttagACATCGCCAGAGCCATGAGTGACAAG GTTGGGCAGGCCCGAGCGCTGTATAATTTTGGGAACGTCTACCACGCCAAGGGTAAAAGCATCTGCTGGTCGGGGACAGAGCCAGGAGAGTTTCCAGAGGAAGCCAGGATCGCCCTGAGGAAAGCTTCACAGTACTATGA GGCAAACCTGTGCTTGGTGAAGGAGTTGGGAGATCATGCGGCCCAGGGTCGCACCTATGGGAACCTTGGCAATACCTATTATCTGCTGGGCGACTTTGAAACTGCGGTCGCAGCACATGAAAAG CGCCTTCTTATTGCCAAAGAATTTGGAGACAAGTCTGCTGAAAGGAGGGCGCACTGTAACCTTGGCAATGCTCATATATTCCTTAGCCAATTTGAAGTGGCGGCCGGTCATTACAA GAGGACTCTACAGCTGGCCAGGCTTTTGAAGGACAAGGCGGTGGAGGCCCAAGCCTGTTACAGTCTGGGCAACACCTACACACTCCTTCAGGACTATGAGAGAGCCATTGATTATCACCTCAAACATTTGCTCATTGCTCAGGACCTCAACGACAG GATTGGTGAAGGAAGGGCATACTGGAGTCTAGGAAACGCCCACACCGCCCTGGGGAACCACGAGCAAGCTATGCACTTTGCAGAAAAACATCTGGAAATTGCCAAAgag ACTGGAGACCAAAGTGGTGAGGCGACTGCACGGATGAATTTGTCAGACCTCCGGCTAGTCGTGGGTCTGAAGTCCAACATCTATCCCAACATCTTCAGCAAAACAAACACTCCTCTGTCAGTGAGCCACCAGAGTTACCTCAACATGTCGG GGAGAAAGTCACCATCAAGGAGGCAAGGCAGTACAGAGACCCTGGACACTCCAACTCAAAGTGGAGATTCAACCTTGCATTCG AACTGGGAGGAAGATAGACTCTCGAGGACTTCAAAACATAACACCATAAAGGCTTCCACTAAGCTCTTCCTCTTCCACCGACTAAAAAGCAAGAagcataaaaacaacaaatttcCAAAAGAGCAGCATGAAAGCATGTCGGAGCGCTCATTGCCTGATTCTGATTTGGACCCGCCGCCGTCTCCAAAG GGCAACCGAATGGATGACCAAAGGTGCTCTCTTTTAGACGGCTCAAGGCATCAGCCTGCCACTTCCTCTCCCTCATCTAGCCCACCTCTAGCTGAAAGGAAAT CTATACTGGCTTGCGAAACACCATTGCAGGATCCCGCTCATTTCCTGGAGCTGCTGGCCAGCTCCCAGGCCCGTCGTCTGGACGACCAACGAGTCAGCCTGAGCCATTTTCCTGGCTTGAGACTCAGCACCTGCGACCGGCCCAGTACACTCTCCACCTCCAGCGAAAACCAAGACCCTTTGGAAG CCCCCAGTTCCAGTGCCGACCCGGCTCACGCACCCTCCCAATACAGCTGCATCGAGACCACCCTTAACCAGCCCGAGGGGGACGATGTCTTCTTTGACATGCTAGTCAAGTGCCAG GGTTCCAGACTGAATGACCAAAGGTGTGCGGCTCCTCCCTCTGCCACACGAGGCCCAACTGTCCCAGATGAGGATTTCTTTAGTCTCATTTTACGTTCACAATCAAACAGGATGGAGGAACAGCGGGTTGTGCCGCCGTCTGACGTCAGTCCGTCCAAACCGGACTGA
- the si:ch211-262h13.5 gene encoding alpha-2-HS-glycoprotein isoform X2 has protein sequence MSKSIFPSLLQLALLFLQLLCVKVEGSALVPSELAPVPCNDKAVEKLSRLALTYINEDRANGYKFALNRIANVHLHAQGPAGNVYYLDLDVLETKCYIGSPKPWKRCDVRPFMETQISGNCNTTILHTSQGYSYLYSYDCTLVPDPAEKLQQTCPTCPVLLPVDSQQAVLAVQTMPVKARFVEFTVHECPEGVTEKGNCQRLTPASDTETAGFCTASVHGDMHARPDIQVSCQMFKTQNVDILRPLQPQGHDLPLQPDVPTLPPSHHPGKEQQPAPLDPAPLPDPFEPTWLPDPQPAPFEPTLLPDPQPAPFEPTHILPSPSRNPPITFSSSSSESDEDLSSSEELGGIVALRPPLDFHYKRQDRKRRQALTEGSPSHKPTFQSDFPSGPSPFRSCPGPARYTTV, from the exons ATGTCTAAATCCATCTTTCCATCATTGCTGCAGTTAGCTCTGCTTTTTCTTCAGCTGCTGTGTGTAAAGGTTGAGGGGTCAGCACTGGTTCCCAGTGAACTTGCTCCAGTTCCTTGCAACGACAAAGCTGTGGAGAAGCTGTCTCGTCTGGCTCTCACCTACATCAACGAGGATCGCGCTAATGGCTATAAGTTTGCCCTAAATCGCATTGCCAATGTCCACCTCCATGCtcag GGCCCAGCAGGTAATGTGTATTACCTTGACCTGGATGTCCTGGAAACCAAGTGTTACATCGGTAGCCCAAAACCGTGGAAACGCTGTGATGTTCGACCATTCATGGAAACG CAAATCTCCGGTAACTGCAACACCACCATCCTCCACACATCGCAAGGTTACTCCTACCTGTACAGTTACGACTGCACGCTTGTGCCAG ACCCCGCAGAAAAGCTGCAACAGACATGTCCGACCTGCCccgtcctacttcctgttgacaGCCAACAAGCTGTGCTGGCTGTTCAG ACGATGCCGGTGAAGGCGCGATTTGTGGAATTTACAGTCCACGAATGTCCGGAGGGAGTGACGGAAAAAGGCAACTGCCAGCGGTTGACTCCGGCTTCAGACACTGAG ACTGCAGGCTTTTGTACAGCATCGGTACATGGAGACATGCACGCTCGTCCAGACATTCAAGTGTCCTGCCAGATGTTCAAAACACAG AACGTGGACATCCTTCGCCCACTACAGCCACAAGGTCACGACCTCCCCTTACAGCCTGACGTCCCAACGCTACCTCCGTCCCATCACCCAGGAAAAGAACAGCAGCCTGCTCCTTTGGACCCCGCACCGCTCCCTGATCCATTTGAGCCCACATGGCTCCCTGATCCTCAACCTGCACCATTTGAGCCCACATTGCTCCCTGATCCTCAACCTGCACCATTTGAGCCCACGCACATTCTCCCCAGTCCTTCAAGGAATCCTCCAATCACCTTCAGCTCATCTTCCAGTGAATCTGACGAAGATCTCTCCTCCTCTGAGGAGCTAGGAGGCATTGTGGCTTTACGCCCACCACTGGACTTTCACTATAAGAGGCAGGACCGCAAGAGACGGCAGGCCTTGACGGAAGGTTCACCATCCCACAAACCAACATTCCAGTCTGATTTCCCAAGTGGACCATCGCCTTTCCGTTCTTGCCCTGGTCCTGCACGATACACCACCGTTTAG